The genomic DNA TAGGGTCATGCAGTTTCTCTTCCATTTTTTTATGCTCTTCCTTGGTGAACACTGATGGCTTTCCTGCTTTCCCTTTCCTACCATTATGTAGCAAGGTGTCCATACCTCCTTTTTTGTAGGCAGTGCGCCAATTGTGGGGTCAGGTTAATTTTGTGGGGAGAAGGCATATTTTAGATGAACAATTTTTCTAATCTAAACAGGAAGAATTTTACATCCGTAACCCCTCTTAAATTAGCTCTAAATTGTTTTATTTTTGAGTTGAATGATTCTGCATTGGCATTGGTGTTTCTGTTATTAAAGAAGTTAAGGATGTTTTCAAAGTGATGTTCAATGGAGTTTACCACACTATTAAATTCATCTATTTTCATTTCAATAACTCTTTGTTTCCATTCTTTAAACTTGATTATGGCATCTGCTTTATACTGTAACTTATAGATAGTTCTAAACGATTCAATCAGCTTGTATGCTCGATGTAATAGCGGATATTTTTCAAATAATACAGCAGCTCGTTTAGATTGCGTAAGCGTCCATTCATCTTCAAATTTATAAAGCAGGTATTTGCTTCTTACTAAGAGTTCTTTGGGCGTATCTCCATTGGCTAATAATTCGGGTTGATATTTTTTCCCTTCTGCTTTGGCTGCTTTAATAGCTTGATTTTCTTCACCCAATGCTTTCCATCGTAAGTTAGTTCGCATGTGTTGCAACGCATCCATAACCAATTTTACTACATGAAAACGATCTATTACTTGTGTGCTATTTACAAAACTGTTTCGGGCGGCTAATGCCATATTGGGAGCCATATCCATAGTTATTTCTTTTACTTTGTTTCTTTGGTTAAGAGGTATTTTCTCTAATACATCTTGTATCGTTTTTGCCTCTGTTCCGGCTATGATGGCTATGACTGATTTCTTGTTTTGGCTTCGAGTATTTTTATTGGTAACAACGGTATAAAGCTCTCCTTTAGATAAGCTGACTTCGTCAATACTAATGTGTTCGGTGATGTTTTCCGGGTAAATCAGATAATCCTCAGCATGTGGTAATTGCTTCCAATCTTTATAGCCGCTTACTTGGTGTTTATAGTGCCGCTGCAATTTCTTTCCATTCACAAAAAAGTAACTGGCTATATTTTTCATGGTATCGGGTCGCGTATCCACTTGCATCTTTTAAAAAATCCGATAGTTCACTGGTAAATTTTGAACCATCGGCTATAAAGGAAAAATCTCGTTGGATAATTGCTCCCCTTTGTTTATGTCGCCATCTTCGCTTGCGTATCCGAAGATATACTCCTTTGCCTCGTATAGGAAAGTCTTGAACAATACATACCGGTAAGAACCCCTTTGATTCGTATTCCGAAGATGAATATCCATTAGGGATTTCATTCTTTTCATCAAAATCTATGAGCCAGTATTCTATTTTCTCTGCTACCGAACATAGTTGTTGGTATTGCTTTATCTCGAAGTATTCCAATATCTCTTCCGGGAATACTTCATTGAAAAATGTTGTTTCGATGCTAAGTGTTTTTTATTGCTTCAAACATACCACTTTTAACAATTACTCCCCATAAATTAGGATTGACCCCAATTTCTCTTTTGCCCCTGCCACCGCCTGTTTGAATTTTACCTGCCGTTATGTTGTATTCACGAAGGACTTTAGAGCCTTCCACAACGCCCCAACCACAAGCCCTTAGCTTGGGGTCTATGAGTTCTGCTCTTGTTTCTGCTTCGTTCATTCTGTTTCTATTATTTCTGGCATTTCTAAATATTTTCTGCCGTTAAGCAGATTGCCTGTTTTCTTTTTGTTCGTTCCACCCCATTGCTTAAAGAAAAACGCTACATCCTTTTTCTTGCATTGTTCTTTAATATCCATTACCCATTCCTTCTTCATTGGTCTTGGCGTTCTTCCGCTTTCACCGCCTACAATTACCCAATCAATGCCTTTTAAATTCAAATTAGGTAGAGGACTGATTAGCGGCTCGCAACTCAAAAATTTTACTCTTGCATTGGTTTGTCGCAGAAGGTCAATTCGTTTCATCACTTT from Bacteroidia bacterium includes the following:
- a CDS encoding transposase, giving the protein MKNIASYFFVNGKKLQRHYKHQVSGYKDWKQLPHAEDYLIYPENITEHISIDEVSLSKGELYTVVTNKNTRSQNKKSVIAIIAGTEAKTIQDVLEKIPLNQRNKVKEITMDMAPNMALAARNSFVNSTQVIDRFHVVKLVMDALQHMRTNLRWKALGEENQAIKAAKAEGKKYQPELLANGDTPKELLVRSKYLLYKFEDEWTLTQSKRAAVLFEKYPLLHRAYKLIESFRTIYKLQYKADAIIKFKEWKQRVIEMKIDEFNSVVNSIEHHFENILNFFNNRNTNANAESFNSKIKQFRANLRGVTDVKFFLFRLEKLFI